The sequence TGAAACCAGTGTATATCAAAACTGATCCACTATGCTGTATCAAGCGTTCTCCTAAAAAGTCTGGGTGAATTATCAGCCCGTAGCCATAGCCTTCTCCGCCAAAGATTTCCCACGGCACTTTTATGTATGGAGTCTCCATAGATTCTATAGAGTCTTTTTCAACGATTTTGACGCCGTTGTATTCTCCCCTGTTGATATACATTGTTAAATACTTTGCAAGGTCAAGAACATTGCTAAGTAACCCGCCATCTGCCGTTATTCCATACGGAAAGCTTTTTGGAATATGCGCTTCTTTTTGTGGATCTATCACATAACCAGTAGCAACATCGGGATCTTTGTCAACCTCTTCCTTAAAGAAGTATGAGCGGTTCATCTCGAGTGGCTTTAAGATGTTCTCTTTGACGTACTCCTCATATGGCATTCCAGAAACTTCTGAGATTATCTTGCCAAGCATTACATAACCGGAGTTTGAATAAAAGAATCTCTCACCAGGTTTTGTAAAAGCCCATTTCTCGGCATCTTGGGCAAATGTGATTACATCCTCTGGAGTTGCTACGGGAAGCCAGCCATGACCAATGTTTAGTATCCCATCAATGAATGCTTCCGCATAACCAAGGGAGGGAATTCCTGAAGAGTGTGTCAATAAATGGTGGATTCTTACGGGTTCTCCAAAGGGTCTTAGTTTTATTGGAATGTACTTTTCTACGGGATCGTCTAAGCTTATTAATCCCTTTTCTACAAGCTGCATTATTGCCAATGCAGTAAAGCTTTTTGTTATTGAGCCGATTCCGTAAACAGTTCGTGGCGTTGCTGGAGCGCCAGTTTCCAAGTTCCTAAATCCAAATCCCCGAGAATACACCACTTCGCTATCCTCTACTAAGGCAATGCTTATTCCAGGCATTTTGTTTTCAGACATTTTCTCCATAATAAACTTCTCAAGCTCTACAAATTTTTCCTCCATTCTATGCACCCCATTTTGCTTTCGCCTTTTTGTTTGAAAAAAACTCTTCGAGTATGTTTCGGCAAACT comes from Thermococcus aggregans and encodes:
- a CDS encoding serine hydrolase, with amino-acid sequence MEEKFVELEKFIMEKMSENKMPGISIALVEDSEVVYSRGFGFRNLETGAPATPRTVYGIGSITKSFTALAIMQLVEKGLISLDDPVEKYIPIKLRPFGEPVRIHHLLTHSSGIPSLGYAEAFIDGILNIGHGWLPVATPEDVITFAQDAEKWAFTKPGERFFYSNSGYVMLGKIISEVSGMPYEEYVKENILKPLEMNRSYFFKEEVDKDPDVATGYVIDPQKEAHIPKSFPYGITADGGLLSNVLDLAKYLTMYINRGEYNGVKIVEKDSIESMETPYIKVPWEIFGGEGYGYGLIIHPDFLGERLIQHSGSVLIYTGFIGYIPEKKLGVAVLANSAGYPLSSIGMYALALMLGKNPEEDLPFIRRERILKKLEGTYEGYKGSIKFNVKRQGDFLLLEMASRFMNSTIPLVPERVEDNTVVCFTLSNGRKVSAEFYIKDKEVELIYERYKLVKQS